One window of Mauremys reevesii isolate NIE-2019 linkage group 4, ASM1616193v1, whole genome shotgun sequence genomic DNA carries:
- the LOC120404073 gene encoding maestro heat-like repeat-containing protein family member 7 has product MELVADRAKQLRFLHAVPHLCLSAQKQGRDTLEPPVSKAAIVESIAELTENLPGPSEPSSIMPSSMAAVCSLSKLKPPLALELESRLLRALLNRMYTLGTGQDTTHFRALHNRYSQSRDTILRGLLTETPTMEKLQHLLEHVHPSLLSNNTQERARAVQTSAALLQFATSLPGFDTSSIFSKAGEFVLQLGLCVSHPASDISRQARGGIYWLHKLLLQKRGLNTREAPDLWCRDGLHDPERLGYRNLARVGEVFGELFTEEQKRSFLEAGLLAIHDPLLRVSQAGLVLTYSILGEAGQLLEDEEDITANISVQLFNIRVLGQVPEALQGLCSVGQH; this is encoded by the exons atggag CTGGTGGCGGACAGGGccaaacagctccgcttcctccACGCTGTACCGCATCTCTGCTTATCGGCACAGAAGCAGGGGCGGGACACCCTGGAGCCCCCGGTCTCCAAAGCGGCCATCGTGGAGAGCATTGCG GAGCTGACTGAAAATCTCCCTGGTCCGTCAGAGCCAAGCTCCATCATGCCCAGCTCCATGGCCgcagtttgcagcctcag caaactgaaGCCACCGCTTGCCCTGGAGCTAGAATCTCGCCTTCTGCGGGCTCTTCTGAACAGGATGTACAccctgggcactgggcaggacaCCACACACTTCCGG gctctgcacaaccgcTATTCACAGAGCCGGGACACCATCCTCAGGGGCCTTCTGACAGAGACCCCCAccatggagaagctgcagcacctcctggag cacgtccatccctctctcctgtcAAACaacacccaggagagagccagggccgtaCAGACCAGCGCGGCCCTGCTCCagtttgccacctccctgcctggatttgac acctcctccatcttctccaaggcaggtgaattcgtgctgcagctgggtctctgtgTATCTCACCCAGCCAGTGACATCAGTCGGCAAGCCAGGGGTGGGATCTATTGGCTGCACAAGCTCCTGCTCCAgaagaggg ggctcAACACCAGAGAGGCCCCAGACCTGTGGTGCCGGGACGGGCTCCATGACCCCGAGCGCCTGGGGTATAGAAAcctggccagggtgggagag gtctttggcGAGCTCTTCACAGAGGAGCAGAAAAGATCTTTCCTCGAGGCGGGGCTGCTGGCCATCCACGACCCCCTCCTCCGCGTCAGCCAGGCTGGCCTGGTGCTGACCTATTCCATCTTGGGGGAAGCCGGCCAGCTGCTAGAGGACGAG GAGGACATTACAGCCAACATATCGGTCCAACTATTTAATATCAGGGTCTTGGGCCAGGTGCCCGAAGCCCTTCAGGGGCTGTGCTCCGTGGGGCAGCATTGA